A window of Papilio machaon chromosome W, ilPapMach1.1, whole genome shotgun sequence genomic DNA:
tcctttttttccgaattaaatatgccaatcatgcacttggacgtttcaaatttattgtgtaggtagagaatggcaagagagtgattgagagaaaagagaaatcgtttgagagttaatactttttctgaaatatatatttcaatgtcggaatcgaaagtaacaaatcgattttccttttttccgaattaaatatagcaatcatgcacttagacgattcaaatttatggtgtaggtagggaatggtaatagagtgattgagagaaaagagaaatcgtttgagagttaatactttttctgaaatatatatttcaatgtcggaatcgaaagttacaaatcgatttatttttatttcgaattaaatatggcaattatgcactaagacgtttcaaatttattgtgtaggtagagaatgcttagagagtgattgagagaaaagagaaatagtttgagagttaatactttttctgaaatatatatttcaatgtcggaatcgaaagttaccaatcgattttcctttttttccgaaataattatggcaatcatgcacttagacgtttcaaatttattgtgtaggtagagaatgattagagagtgattgagagaaaagagaaatcgtttgagagttaatacttttcctgaaataaatatttcaatttctgaatcgaaagtaacaaatcgattttccttttttccgaattaaatatggcaatcatgcacttagacgattcaaatttatggtgtaggtagagaatggtaatagagtgattgagagaaaacagaaatcgtttgagagttaatactttttttgaaataaatatttaaatttttgagatttgtaagtttttgaaaatcgatttgttacttacgattccgaaattgaaatatttatttcaggaaaagtatctactctcaaacgatttctcttttctctcaatcactgcctaatcattctctacctatacaaaaaatttgaaacgtctaagtgcatgattgccatatttaattcgtaataaaaggaaaatcgatttgtaactttcgattccgacattgaaatatatatttcagaaaaagtattaactctcaaacgatttatcttttctctcaatcactctctaagcattctctacctacacaataaatttgaaacgtcttagtgcatgattgtcatatttaattcgtaataaaaggaaaatcgatttgtaacttttgattccgacattgaaatatttatttcaaaaatagtattaactctcaaacgatttctcttttctctcaatcactctctaagcattctctacctacacaataaatttgaaacctCTTAGTGCaggattgccatatttaattcgaaataaaaggaaaatcgatttgcaactttcgattcagaaattgaaatatttatttcaggaaaagtattaactctcaaacgatttctcttttctctcaatcactctctaagcattctctacctacacaataaatttgaaacgtcttagtgcatgattgccattgTAGTGGACTGTATAAATGAAACTTCTTCTTGATCGGAGATGCTTACGCCTTTATTTCTCCCAAACGATTGGACAATTTTGAAAACTTACAATAGCTATTTATACTAAGTTCGCCGCGGCTCCAACAAACGTAACACTGTGCCGCACCGTTCTTTAGCGGGCTTCAGTTAAAACAATGCGCGTCTTTCTGTATCGGTTGATAAAGGATTTAACAAAGAAACCCTTTAGCAGCCCGCTGTGGCGCCACAAGATAAACATAGAACCGACGATAACTGTTTGAAATCTTAAACTTGTCGCGACGCGAGTTCAAGAGCGGCACGTGTAACATGAGTTGGTAACTACGTCGCCAACAGCTCTCCCCCCGGCGCAGCTTGCGTAGCCTCTTCTATCCCTAAGGCGACGATCCTACTGACGGGCCGCTTGAAGACTCCTGTTCTGGTCTTGACATCGACGACTCTCACGCCGCCGTCGGGTCCCGGATATGTGCGCGAGACAACCCCCAGTGGCCACACGTTCCGTGGCAGCGTTGGGTCGGCGATGACTACGATGTCTCCGGTCTGCAGTGGTCGTTCTCCTCTTCCGGACTCGCCGCGTGGTACGAGAGTCGGCAGGTACTCTCGTACCCATCGCCGCCAGAAGTGGTCGGCAAGCGCTTGGCTGGCGCGCCAAGTCCGTCGATCCGCTGCGTCGCACGATCCGGTGATTGGAATTCCCGTCGATGACCCCAATAAAAAATGGTTCGGGGTAAGCGCCTCTGGGTTCAGGGGGTCGACACTCACATGTGTCAGTGGTCTGGCATTGACTGAGAACTCGATTTCAGTCAACACAGTTCGAAGCACCTCTTCTGTGGGCGCTTGTTCTTTCATCGCAGCATTCAGTGCGGTCTTGACTGATCTGATTAACCTCTCCCAGGCGCCGCCTTGGTTGGGCGCACCGGGAGGAATAAACCGCCATTCCATTCGGTGCCGCAGTCCCTCTCCTCTGAAGTTCGTAGCGTTATCCGAGTACATAAGTCGTGGCCATCCTTTTCGCGCCGCCATCCGACGTAGGGCCATGATTGCTGAGTCTGTTGACAGTGATGCTACTATCTCTATATGGATGGCGCGTGAGGTGAGACACGTGAAAAGTGTACTCCACCTCTTTTCGCGGCGTCTTCCTATCTTCACTGTCATCGGTCCGAAGTAGTCGACTCCACAATTGGTGAAAGGACGATGAAATGGATCGAGTCGTGCTCGCGGCAGGTCTCCGGTGACTGGTTGTCGCGGCTTGGTTCGGCGCACGCGACAAAATGCACAGTTCCGTTCCACTGTGCGCACCGTTGGTCTGAGATGAATGATCCAGTAGCGCTGCCAAAGATCATTTATCACGCGTTCTCTATTTGCGTGACCCGCAGCGCAATGTTTGCGAAGCACGATCAGCTTTGTGAGCGTATGTCGGTCGTCCAGGATGATCGGACGCTTGACGCTCGCTGGAGTGGACGCGGCTTCGATGCGTCCTCGGACCTTGAGTACTCCGTCTTCGATCACCGGATCTAGTCTGTACAGTCTACATGATTTCTGTATAGGTCGACCTGCTTCAATACGGTTCATCTCTTCGCCGAAGCATTGCCGTTGCGCGTGTTGGATGAGCAGTCTCTCCGCTTGTTCCAGGTCACGATATTCGAGACGCGTAGCAGATCGGCGAATCCGGATGTCGACGAAAGCGATCACTCGCGCTGTTGCCCCGACGAGAGTTTCGTATTTAGAGAAGCGTTCTGGATCAGGTAGCCAGGAGTTCGTCTTCCTCTTATCTTCTGTCACGTGCATAACTTCCACCTCTTTCGGTTCAGATATTATTTCGGTGGGCCACTCAGACTCTGGCTTACGCAAGAAAGCAGGACCCCGGAACCAACGATCGTTCACGTTGATTACACTATTGGATAGGCGGGTCGCATCGTCGGCTACGTTTAGATCGGTGGGCAGCCAACGCCACTCGTGCTTCTGCGTGAGTTCAGCTATCTCTCTGAGTCTGTGGGCGACGAAAGGTGTGTATCGTCGAGCATCGTGGCGTATCCAGTGGACTGCTGTTATATAATCAGTTCGGAAATCGGTTCTCTTGTTGGCAATGTGATGGTCATGTTGCCACAGCAGGCCTTTCTTGCAGCCTCCATCGATCCTCTTAATGGATTTCTCGACGATATTCATTTCTCGTTGTACTTCGTCGCTGACGTGTGACTTCTGTGAAACTCCGAAAGCTTTGGTCGTGAAATGATCTTCCATCAGTTCGTGCATATCTTGGTCGTTCGTGCATTGGTGTATCGGTTCGTATACATGTAGCACGCATTCGGTCTGTGCTATAGTTCGTGGCACCGTTCCGTGTACCACCCAACCGAGCTGTGTTCGCGATGCCGCTGGCTGATCAGGGCGGCCAACTCGTAACTCACGGGACACGATACATTCCCAGTGGTCTGCTCCTACTAGGATGCCTGGGCAAGCTTGATCGTAGCTTATCTCTTCACTATCTAGGTCTTTCAGATGTTCGCCCTTCAAAAGATCTTTGGTTATGGACTGCCTGTGCAGACGTAGATCTCGTATAGTTCGCGCTTTCAAACCGAAAGACTTTTCTTCTTTAAGACCCCGAATCGATAAGGAGACTCGTCGGCTGGAATGTTCGTTCTGTTCCATGTTCACGCCATGAAGGTGCAGCGGTTCTGAAGGGCCTTCGGCTCCGATCAGTTGAGCTAGGCTTTCGTCGATCAAGGTCGTCGTTGCTCCTTCATCCAGCAGCGCGTGGGTCTTGAGCTCCCCCCGTGGACCGCTAATTACCACGGGACAGATCTTCAGAAGAACACTTCTAGGGCCGGTAGCTGATCTGGGCGCTACCGACAGTACAGCTTCTTCGTCGGACTTCTTCTCAGGGTCTGGCTTGACCTCTTCATGCAGTGAGGAGTGGTGAGGTCGTCGGCACCCATTCACACCGCATGCCTTGGCTCTGCATACGATGCGCCTGTGTTTGCTTCTAATACATCTGAAGCAGATCTTCTTTTCTTTCACCAGCTCCCACCGCTGTTCGACAGCGAGTTCCTTATATTTCGGGCACTCTGGCAACGAGTGCTGCTGCTCGCAGCTAGGGCAGACGATGGTACCTCCTGCGTACTCGGCGACAGCGTAGACGGGTTGCGTCTTCTTTTTCATCATGACGTCAGGTCTGATCTCCCGTTTGGCTGCGTTCGTCGTGCTTGTGCTCGTTGCTGGTGCATATGCGAAGCGTAGCGTTCGATCAGCTTCGCGCATAAGGAATCGTGACAACAACGTTATCTCAGGATCTGTTGCGTCTTCGTGTTCGTGTGCGTAATCGCACCATCTGGATCGCAGATGCGGACTCAACTTGTCTAAGATTTCTCGTGCTAAGAGCGGGTTATAGAGGTAACCCCTCTTATCTATTGTCTGCAGAACGCACACAGTGTTCTGTACTTTAATAGCGAACGCGTTCAGTTCGGTCGCCGATGACCCTGGCTTTGGCAGCCTCTTCAATTCGTCTAGCGCTCGGTCAATGAGCACTTCCGGCCTGCCGAAGCAATGTTCTAGCGTCTTGATAATGATGTCAGGGTCTGACGCTGCATGAAGTAGCGCCGCGACAGCGTTCCTTGCTTCTCCCTTGAGGCAGCTTCTTAATCGCTGAATATTTTCTGCCGACGACACGCCATACATGTTCGTTATATCCTTGTAAGCGGCATAAAACGGCAACCACTCGTTTACGTCACCCGAGAAGATCGGTAGGTCGGTATGCCGTAAACGTGGTCGCGCCATTTTCTCTAATGTCGCTGCCAGCTGTTCGATGCCACTTCTTCTGGTTGGCGTCGGCGATCTAGTTCGTTGGGTGGACCTAGGTTCGTTGCGCTGGCCACCTACAATCTCCCCCCGTGGTTCAGGGGGGTTTGAGTGTAACCACTCGACCACCTTCTCACGTTCTTGAGCAGGTGTAAAAGGAACATCGGGCAGGCTCTCCCGGTCATCGTTGATGACAGATACCTCGGCTGCTAGCCACTTCTTCACGAGGTCTGTTCTCCAGTTCAAGTTCCTTTTTCTTAATGGCAGCCAACCGTTCTGCTGCTTTTAGTTCTGCCAGCCTTAGTCGCGAGTTCACGCTGACGTTCGAGCGTTGCGACATTGTTGGCGATCTTCGACGGTCTTCATGGATCGGAAGCCCCGACGAAAGATCTGTGGTGGTCGTCGTAGGGAGTAATGGATCAACCCTTAGATCGCCGCTCCGTTCACCCATATAGGATCGGTGTAGTATGGGTGACGCCGGAGGGTCAGGGTGTAGGCGTAGTCTTCGTTCTAGTTCGATCTGACGTTGCGCTTCTTCTTCCTGACGATCTTGAAGCCGTCTTCGTTCTTCCGCGTCAGCTGCGTCACCTTGGCTCCTGGTGATCACCATCTCGATCTGACAGTGACTGACGTGAAATAAGACGTCTCTTCAAGTAGGAATTCGAAGGCAAAAtcttcacaaataaaaatgatcttCAAAATTAATCTTCATAAATTcttgcataaattaaaattaaatttcttcataaattttcataaatcttCATAAATCCGGCGACGATGGACCAAAACTGTAGTGGACTGTATAAATGAAACTTCTTCTTGATCGGAGATGCTTACGCCTTTATTTCTCCCAAACGATTGGACAATTTTGAAAACTTACAATAGCTATTTATACTAAGTTCGCCGCGGCTCCAACAAACGTAACACTGTGCCGCACCGTTCTTTAGCGGGCTTCAGTTAAAACAATGCGCGTCTTTCTGTATCGGTTGATAAAGGATTTAACAAAGAAACCCTTTAGCAGCCCGCTGTGGCGCCACAAGATAAACATAGAACCGACGATAACTGTTTGAAATCTTAAACTTGTCGCGACGCGAGTTCAAGAGCGGCACGTGTAACATGAGTTGGTAACTACGTCGCCAAcagccatatttaattcgtaataaaagaaaaatcgatttgtaactttcgattccgacattgaagtatttatttcaaaaaaagtattaactctcaaacgatttctgttttctctcaatcactctattaccattctctacctacaccataaatttgaatcgtctaagtgcatgattgccatatttaattcggaaaaaaggaaaatcgatttgttactttcgattcagaaattgaaatatttatttcaggaaaagtattaactctcaaacgatttctcttttctctcaatcactctattaccattccctacctacaccataaatttgaatcgtctaagtgcatgattgctatatttaattcggaaaaatggaaaatcgatttgttactttcgattccgacattgaaatatatatttcagaaaaagtaataactctcaaacgatttctcttttctctcaatcactctcttaccattctctacctacacaataaatttgaaacgtcttagtgcataattgccatatttaattcgaaataaaaataaatcgatttgttactttcgattcagaaattgaaatgtttatttcaggaaaagtattaactctcaaacgatttctcttttctctcaatcactctattaccattccctacctacaccataaatttgaatcgtctaagtgcatgattgctatatttaattcggaaaaatggaaaatcgatttgttactttcgattccgacattgaaatatatatttcagaaaaagtaataactctcaaacgatttctcttttctctcaatcactctcttaccattctctacctacacaataaatttgaaacgtcttagtgcataattgccatatttaattcgaaataaaaacaaatcgatttgtaactttcgattccgacattgaaatatatatttcagaaaaagtattaactctcaaacgatttctcttttctctcaatcactctattaccattctctacctacaccataaatttgaatcgtctaagtgcatgattgccatatttaattcggaaaaaaggaaaatcgatttgttactttcgattcagaaattgaaatatttatttcaggaaaagtattaactctcaaacgatttctcttttctctcaatcactctctaatcattctctacctacacaataaatttgaaacgtctaagtgcatgattgccataattatttcggaaaaaaaggaaaatcaattggtaactttcgattccgacattgaaatatatatttcagaaaaagtattaactctcaaactatttctcttttctctcaatcactctctaagcattctctacctacacaataaatttgaaacgtcttagtgcataattgccatatttaattcgaaataaaaataaatcgatttgtaactttcgattccgacattgaaatatatatttcagaaaaagtattaactctcaaacgatttctcttttctctcaatcactctattaccattccctacctacaccataaatttgaatcgtctaagtgcatgattgctatatttaattcggaaaaaaggaaaatcgatttgttactttcgattccgacattgaaatatatatttcagaaaaagtattaactctcaaacgatttctcttttctctcaatcactctcttgccattctctacctacacaataaatttgaaacatccaagtgcatgattggcatatttaattcggaaaaaaaggaaaatcgatttgtaactttcgatgcccagaattaaaatatttattacagaaaaagtaaaaactctcaaacgatatttcttttctcttaatgtctctcaaacgactctctaacgattcgcattgaaaaaaataaaaaaaagtaaagtgagggggccaacttca
This region includes:
- the LOC123723077 gene encoding uncharacterized protein LOC123723077, coding for MVITRSQGDAADAEERRRLQDRQEEEAQRQIELERRLRLHPDPPASPILHRSYMGERSGDLRVDPLLPTTTTTDLSSGLPIHEDRRRSPTMSQRSNVSVNSRLRLAELKAAERLAAIKKKELELENRPREEVASSRGGQRNEPRSTQRTRSPTPTRRSGIEQLAATLEKMARPRLRHTDLPIFSGDVNEWLPFYAAYKDITNMYGVSSAENIQRLRSCLKGEARNAVAALLHAASDPDIIIKTLEHCFGRPEVLIDRALDELKRLPKPGSSATELNAFAIKVQNTVCVLQTIDKRGYLYNPLLAREILDKLSPHLRSRWCDYAHEHEDATDPEITLLSRFLMREADRTLRFAYAPATSTSTTNAAKREIRPDVMMKKKTQPVYAVAEYAGGTIVCPSCEQQHSLPECPKYKELAVEQRWELVKEKKICFRCIRSKHRRIVCRAKACGVNGCRRPHHSSLHEEVKPDPEKKSDEEAVLSVAPRSATGPRSVLLKICPVVISGPRGELKTHALLDEGATTTLIDESLAQLIGAEGPSEPLHLHGVNMEQNEHSSRRVSLSIRGLKEEKSFGLKARTIRDLRLHRQSITKDLLKGEHLKDLDSEEISYDQACPGILVGADHWECIVSRELRVGRPDQPAASRTQLGWVVHGTVPRTIAQTECVLHVYEPIHQCTNDQDMHELMEDHFTTKAFGVSQKSHVSDEVQREMNIVEKSIKRIDGGCKKGLLWQHDHHIANKRTDFRTDYITAVHWIRHDARRYTPFVAHRLREIAELTQKHEWRWLPTDLNVADDATRLSNSVINVNDRWFRGPAFLRKPESEWPTEIISEPKEVEVMHVTEDKRKTNSWLPDPERFSKYETLVGATARVIAFVDIRIRRSATRLEYRDLEQAERLLIQHAQRQCFGEEMNRIEAGRPIQKSCRLYRLDPVIEDGVLKVRGRIEAASTPASVKRPIILDDRHTLTKLIVLRKHCAAGHANRERVINDLWQRYWIIHLRPTVRTVERNCAFCRVRRTKPRQPVTGDLPRARLDPFHRPFTNCGVDYFGPMTVKIGRRREKRWSTLFTCLTSRAIHIEIVASLSTDSAIMALRRMAARKGWPRLMYSDNATNFRGEGLRHRMEWRFIPPGAPNQGGAWERLIRSVKTALNAAMKEQAPTEEVLRTVLTEIEFSVNARPLTHVSVDPLNPEALTPNHFLLGSSTGIPITGSCDAADRRTWRASQALADHFWRRWVREYLPTLVPRGESGRGERPLQTGDIVVIADPTLPRNVWPLGVVSRTYPGPDGGVRVVDVKTRTGVFKRPVSRIVALGIEEATQAAPGGELLAT